In one Hyphomicrobium sp. 99 genomic region, the following are encoded:
- a CDS encoding 50S ribosomal protein L11 methyltransferase: MAVKKFTAQFGDRSLAYETGNALQDLIEPPPDALTVFEDGPGRWRLEAYFDVDAGDRDLAAELGPLVQGPLPPFTVETVPDLNWVAISQAALPPVHAGRFTIHGSHDKGRIAGGPNAILIDAGEAFGTAHHATTLGCLLAIDRLTRAKSFNWVFDLGCGSGVLAIAASKALPHAEIIAADMDPQSVKVATENVRLNGAASRIALVVGSGVGHPKVRTRAPFDLFIANILAGPLIRLAPSISRSVVTGGTLVLSGILIPQAPEVIATYRAHGFSLARHDRLTGWSTLTLVRR; the protein is encoded by the coding sequence ATGGCAGTCAAAAAATTCACGGCGCAGTTTGGCGACCGATCACTTGCTTATGAGACCGGCAACGCGCTGCAGGATCTGATAGAGCCGCCGCCGGACGCATTGACCGTTTTCGAAGATGGCCCCGGCCGCTGGCGCCTCGAAGCCTACTTCGACGTCGACGCGGGCGATCGCGATCTGGCGGCCGAACTCGGCCCTCTCGTGCAAGGCCCGCTACCCCCGTTCACGGTCGAGACCGTGCCCGACCTCAACTGGGTCGCGATTTCGCAAGCGGCCCTCCCGCCCGTCCATGCGGGGCGCTTCACAATTCATGGCAGCCACGACAAGGGGCGCATTGCCGGCGGTCCGAATGCGATCCTGATCGATGCTGGAGAAGCCTTCGGCACCGCCCATCACGCGACAACGCTTGGATGCCTGCTTGCGATTGACCGGCTGACGCGCGCGAAATCGTTCAACTGGGTCTTTGACCTTGGCTGCGGTTCCGGCGTGCTTGCCATTGCGGCATCGAAAGCATTGCCCCACGCCGAGATCATCGCCGCCGACATGGATCCGCAGTCGGTAAAAGTCGCGACTGAAAACGTAAGGCTCAACGGTGCCGCAAGCCGAATCGCGCTCGTCGTCGGAAGTGGCGTCGGACACCCCAAGGTCCGGACCCGCGCGCCGTTTGACCTCTTCATCGCCAATATTCTCGCAGGCCCCCTGATCCGTCTCGCACCCTCTATCTCGCGATCCGTCGTAACCGGGGGAACGTTGGTGCTGTCGGGCATTCTCATTCCCCAGGCGCCGGAGGTCATCGCGACCTATCGAGCTCATGGTTTTTCACTCGCCCGCCACGACCGCTTGACGGGATGGTCCACACTGACGCTCGTGCGGCGTTGA
- a CDS encoding TMEM143 family protein produces the protein MASADFAEGRFHRSQSLFQRLSDLADFEAKPAEVLEDVERQPIDILEPDDTRKRERFIPVTRFALLDRLTKPFLWPAGQAADARRFFRYLDYWRQQQYFALLLDLEQTYEAFSPDSDLLMTRSFSDDERDTLKHRVFEGVESLLKRANYERIDPSNVELILTRDSHYGLDLFVDMNEFDRISIFYRGASNRKYERRRIRKFLRKEEFDVPIFQRLFLMFKLKPVEMCIEEAMRDMKLSREAAEKYVAKARAHFPKSMNEKNIYLKLFKNIPRTDVEMIFPNTKVRFRPMDKLRLGVTAGGGLGMGAAGAAGKVALLMSNPIAAIGALAGLGGIAARQAMGFLNQKQRYMVIMAQNLYFHTMADNRGVILKIAARGAEEDVKEEMLLYSVLAKEKSTRADLPSIDLAIENYLTRTFGVKIDFEIDDALDRLIRDGIVVEKPDGSFVTLPPAEAAKHIDAKWDLFLDHLPDPVSTEGYEFEGRPA, from the coding sequence ATGGCGTCGGCAGACTTTGCGGAAGGCCGATTTCATCGGAGTCAGAGCCTTTTTCAGCGGCTTTCGGATCTTGCTGACTTCGAAGCAAAGCCCGCTGAGGTCCTCGAGGACGTCGAACGGCAGCCGATCGACATTCTCGAACCCGATGATACGCGCAAGCGGGAGCGCTTCATTCCCGTAACGCGCTTCGCACTGCTCGACCGCCTGACCAAGCCCTTTCTTTGGCCGGCCGGACAAGCAGCCGATGCGCGCCGCTTCTTCCGCTATCTCGATTACTGGCGCCAGCAGCAATATTTCGCACTGCTTCTCGATCTCGAGCAGACCTATGAGGCATTCTCGCCCGACAGCGACCTGCTGATGACGAGGAGCTTCTCGGACGACGAGCGCGACACCTTAAAGCATCGGGTCTTCGAAGGCGTCGAAAGCCTGCTCAAGCGCGCCAACTACGAGCGCATCGATCCGAGCAACGTTGAACTCATCCTGACTCGCGATAGCCACTATGGCCTCGATCTGTTCGTCGATATGAACGAGTTCGACCGGATTTCGATCTTTTATCGCGGTGCCTCGAACCGGAAATACGAACGACGCCGCATTCGCAAGTTTTTGCGAAAGGAAGAGTTCGACGTTCCGATATTCCAGCGGCTATTCTTGATGTTCAAGTTGAAGCCGGTTGAAATGTGCATCGAAGAAGCAATGCGCGACATGAAGCTGTCCCGTGAGGCGGCCGAGAAATATGTCGCCAAAGCCCGCGCGCATTTCCCGAAGAGCATGAATGAAAAGAATATCTACTTGAAGCTCTTCAAGAACATTCCGCGCACCGACGTCGAGATGATCTTTCCCAACACCAAAGTCCGGTTCCGGCCGATGGACAAGCTTCGCCTCGGAGTGACGGCGGGCGGCGGCCTCGGCATGGGTGCAGCAGGCGCGGCCGGCAAGGTCGCCCTGTTGATGAGCAATCCGATCGCGGCGATTGGTGCGCTCGCGGGCCTGGGCGGTATCGCCGCTCGGCAAGCCATGGGCTTCCTTAACCAGAAGCAGCGCTACATGGTCATCATGGCGCAGAACTTGTATTTCCACACCATGGCCGACAATCGCGGCGTCATCCTGAAAATCGCGGCCCGCGGCGCCGAAGAGGACGTGAAGGAAGAGATGCTGCTCTACAGCGTTCTCGCCAAGGAGAAGTCGACACGCGCAGATCTGCCGTCCATCGACCTCGCCATCGAGAATTACCTGACCCGCACCTTCGGCGTGAAAATCGATTTCGAGATCGACGACGCGCTCGATCGGTTAATCCGCGATGGCATCGTCGTCGAAAAGCCGGATGGCTCCTTCGTCACGTTGCCACCGGCCGAGGCGGCGAAGCATATCGACGCCAAGTGGGACTTGTTCCTCGACCACCTACCCGATCCCGTCAGCACGGAAGGCTACGAGTTCGAAGGCAGACCGGCCTAG
- a CDS encoding ATP-dependent helicase yields the protein MTSIQNPNATGSGDLPHDDDPPFDLPEAPRPERQDDRNSPSISARAVAASRGQPTYLDGLNPEQRDAVETTEGPLLVLAGAGTGKTRVLTTRIAHILATGRAYPSQILSVTFTNKAAREMRERIGTLIGGTLEGMQWLGTFHSIGVKILRRHVELVGLKPGFTILDDDDQVRLLKQVLEANGIDKDRWPARQLANLIDSWKNRGLTPDKVPEGEAYNFAVGQGAKLYAAYQARLKDLNACDFGDLLLECLRLFREHPDVLADYHRRFRYILVDEYQDTNVAQYLWLRFLAKGSPNICCVGDDDQSIYGWRGAEVDNILRFEKDFPGAKVIRLERNYRSTANILAAASGLIAKNDGRLGKTLFTDGAAGSKVSVANFWDDEAEARAIGESIEQFQRKNERLNDMAVLVRASSQMRAIEDRFITLGLPYRVIGGPRFYERQEIKDAIAYLDVVANPANDLKFERIVNVPKRALGDTTVKRVHELARARAIPLYQAAREIVETDELTPRARKSLFDLTQSFERWRASLEHTRHTDLAEQILDESGYTAMWQADKSPQSQSRLENLKELVRFMHDFDSLQGFLEHVSLVMDADKGNDGDRVSLMTLHGAKGLEFGIVFLPGWEEGLFPHQRSMDESGKAGLEEERRLAYVGITRARRIAKISFAQNRRTHGLYQSALPSRFVDELPVAAVEVVESEMPFGGRPDPFGYGGGFGQSRFDRTGGSEPFRSTYNTPGWQRAQQSWSSSKKDPKKRSRGPLTLEGELVAASSANAPSFKTGTRVRHEKFGEGTVTAVDGNKLTIDFDDGSTKRVVASFVDPV from the coding sequence ATGACCTCAATTCAGAATCCGAACGCCACCGGCAGCGGAGATTTGCCGCACGATGACGACCCGCCGTTCGATCTGCCGGAGGCGCCCCGACCGGAGCGCCAGGATGACAGGAACAGCCCGTCCATTTCGGCGCGCGCCGTAGCTGCGTCTCGCGGCCAGCCGACATATCTCGACGGTCTCAATCCAGAACAGCGCGATGCCGTCGAAACGACGGAAGGACCGTTGCTGGTTCTCGCAGGCGCCGGCACCGGAAAAACGCGTGTCCTGACGACCCGCATCGCCCACATTCTCGCAACCGGCCGCGCCTACCCGTCGCAAATTCTCTCCGTGACGTTCACGAACAAAGCCGCGCGCGAAATGCGCGAGCGCATCGGAACGCTCATCGGCGGAACGCTCGAAGGCATGCAGTGGCTCGGCACGTTCCATTCGATCGGCGTCAAGATCCTGCGCCGCCACGTCGAACTCGTCGGCCTGAAGCCAGGCTTCACGATCCTCGACGACGACGACCAGGTACGCCTGCTGAAGCAAGTCCTCGAAGCCAACGGCATCGATAAGGACCGCTGGCCCGCGCGCCAGCTCGCAAATCTGATCGACAGCTGGAAAAATCGCGGCTTGACGCCCGATAAAGTCCCTGAGGGCGAAGCCTACAATTTCGCCGTTGGCCAGGGCGCGAAACTGTACGCGGCCTATCAGGCCCGGCTGAAAGATCTCAACGCCTGCGACTTCGGCGATTTGCTTCTCGAATGTCTGCGGCTCTTCCGCGAGCACCCCGACGTTCTCGCCGACTATCACCGCCGCTTCCGCTATATCCTGGTCGATGAGTATCAGGACACCAACGTCGCCCAATATCTGTGGCTGCGATTCCTGGCGAAAGGATCGCCGAACATCTGCTGCGTCGGTGACGACGATCAGTCGATCTACGGCTGGCGCGGCGCCGAGGTGGACAACATCCTGCGCTTCGAGAAGGACTTCCCCGGAGCAAAGGTCATCCGGCTCGAACGCAACTATCGTTCGACGGCGAACATTCTCGCCGCCGCCTCCGGCCTCATCGCGAAGAACGATGGCCGTCTCGGCAAAACGCTCTTCACCGACGGTGCCGCCGGATCAAAAGTCAGCGTCGCGAACTTCTGGGATGACGAGGCGGAAGCACGCGCCATCGGCGAATCTATCGAGCAGTTTCAGCGCAAGAACGAACGCCTGAACGATATGGCCGTTCTGGTGCGGGCGTCATCCCAGATGCGCGCGATCGAAGACCGTTTCATCACGCTCGGCCTTCCCTATCGCGTCATCGGCGGCCCGCGCTTTTACGAGCGTCAGGAAATCAAGGACGCGATTGCGTATCTCGACGTCGTGGCGAACCCCGCGAACGATCTGAAATTCGAGCGCATCGTCAACGTACCGAAGCGCGCTCTTGGCGACACGACGGTCAAGCGCGTCCACGAACTGGCGCGCGCTCGCGCGATCCCTCTCTACCAGGCCGCTCGCGAGATCGTTGAAACCGATGAGCTGACGCCGCGTGCGCGCAAATCGCTATTCGACCTGACGCAATCATTCGAACGCTGGCGCGCGAGCTTGGAGCACACGCGCCACACGGATCTTGCAGAGCAGATCCTCGACGAGTCCGGTTACACGGCGATGTGGCAGGCTGACAAAAGTCCGCAGTCACAGTCGCGTCTCGAAAACCTCAAAGAACTCGTGCGCTTCATGCACGACTTCGACTCGTTGCAAGGCTTTCTCGAACACGTCTCTCTCGTCATGGACGCCGACAAAGGCAACGACGGCGATCGCGTCTCCTTGATGACGCTCCACGGCGCCAAGGGATTGGAGTTCGGCATCGTCTTCCTTCCGGGCTGGGAAGAAGGCTTGTTTCCGCATCAGCGCTCGATGGATGAAAGCGGCAAAGCCGGCCTCGAGGAAGAGCGGCGGCTCGCCTATGTCGGCATCACGCGCGCAAGGCGGATTGCGAAGATTTCGTTTGCTCAAAACCGCCGGACGCACGGCCTTTATCAATCGGCGCTTCCATCCCGCTTTGTCGATGAATTGCCCGTCGCCGCTGTCGAAGTGGTCGAAAGTGAAATGCCGTTCGGCGGCAGGCCCGATCCATTCGGCTACGGAGGGGGCTTCGGGCAGAGCCGCTTTGATCGGACAGGCGGATCGGAACCGTTCCGGTCGACTTACAATACGCCTGGATGGCAACGCGCTCAGCAATCCTGGAGCAGCAGCAAAAAGGATCCGAAAAAGAGATCCAGGGGACCGCTGACCCTCGAAGGCGAGCTGGTGGCTGCCTCAAGCGCAAACGCCCCCTCGTTCAAAACCGGGACGCGCGTGCGTCACGAAAAATTTGGCGAGGGAACCGTGACGGCCGTCGACGGAAACAAGCTGACCATCGACTTCGATGACGGCTCGACGAAGCGCGTCGTCGCGAGTTTCGTTGATCCTGTATGA
- a CDS encoding aminopeptidase P family protein, translating to MLQTFESLSEPERVAERVKALRALMVRSKLDAVLIPRADRHQGEYVPASSERLKWLTGFSGSAGIAVVTKKSAVLMVDGRYPLQAAAETDTNIFEVSLLPRNKLSEWLIGHLGKGQTIGFDPWNHTASEIERLQKALAPKGLKLKALASNPIDSIWGKARPAPPQNPVIAQPIAFAGRTPADKVAELQARLKDEGQSAVILTLPDSICWLFNIRGSDVAHNPVVLAFAIVPASGKAELFIAPDRFDPEARAAVAPVAKLLSPDMLAARLKELKAKGKRVRLDTETAAYWFEAKLGPKLVAHGQDPCIVPKAIKTDAEVIGARAAHLRDGHAVVRFLAWLDDWSADGTLDEITAVQKLEEFRRDTNMLRDVSFPTISGSGPNGAIVHYRVTEDTNRRMHPGELFLIDSGGQYPDGTTDITRTVAIGEPSEEMKRHFTAVLKGHIAVATARFPKGTRGIDLDPFARRALWQIGADFDHGTGHGIGSYLSVHEGPQSISRAGMAPLHAGMLISNEPGYYKVGEYGIRIENVVLVTLPEPIEGGDREMMSFETLTLAPIDRRLIIPKMLDASDRDWINAYHKHVYDALAPGLDASTRNWLKQATQPV from the coding sequence ATGCTGCAGACATTCGAATCTTTGTCCGAGCCTGAACGCGTCGCCGAACGCGTAAAGGCGCTTCGCGCACTGATGGTCCGCTCGAAGCTCGACGCTGTTCTCATTCCCCGCGCCGACAGGCATCAGGGCGAATATGTGCCAGCTTCATCAGAGCGCCTGAAATGGCTGACGGGATTTTCGGGCTCCGCCGGCATCGCCGTCGTCACGAAAAAATCCGCCGTCCTCATGGTCGACGGCCGCTACCCCCTGCAGGCAGCCGCCGAGACCGACACGAACATTTTCGAAGTCTCGCTGCTTCCGCGAAACAAACTCTCCGAGTGGTTGATCGGGCATTTGGGAAAAGGCCAGACCATCGGCTTCGATCCGTGGAACCACACCGCAAGCGAGATCGAACGGCTGCAGAAGGCGCTCGCGCCGAAAGGACTGAAGCTCAAAGCACTCGCGAGCAATCCGATCGATAGCATTTGGGGCAAGGCCCGCCCCGCGCCTCCGCAAAATCCGGTTATCGCACAGCCGATCGCTTTCGCTGGCAGAACTCCCGCCGACAAGGTCGCGGAACTGCAAGCGCGGCTGAAGGACGAAGGCCAAAGCGCCGTCATCCTGACATTGCCGGATTCCATCTGCTGGCTCTTCAACATTCGCGGCAGCGACGTCGCCCACAATCCAGTCGTTCTGGCGTTTGCCATCGTGCCGGCGAGCGGAAAAGCCGAACTCTTCATCGCGCCCGATCGCTTTGATCCCGAAGCCCGCGCAGCCGTTGCGCCGGTCGCGAAGCTCCTTTCCCCCGATATGCTCGCGGCCCGGCTGAAAGAACTGAAAGCCAAGGGCAAGCGCGTACGCCTCGATACCGAAACTGCCGCTTATTGGTTCGAGGCGAAGCTCGGGCCAAAGCTCGTCGCACACGGCCAAGACCCATGCATCGTCCCGAAGGCGATCAAGACCGATGCCGAAGTCATCGGCGCACGAGCTGCACACCTGCGCGACGGACACGCCGTCGTCCGCTTCCTTGCGTGGCTCGACGATTGGTCGGCCGACGGAACACTGGATGAGATCACCGCCGTCCAAAAGCTCGAAGAATTCCGTCGCGATACGAATATGCTGCGCGACGTGAGCTTCCCGACGATTTCGGGCTCGGGGCCGAACGGCGCCATCGTCCATTATCGCGTGACGGAAGACACCAACCGGCGCATGCATCCGGGCGAACTCTTTTTGATCGACAGCGGCGGGCAATATCCGGACGGCACGACCGACATCACACGCACCGTCGCTATCGGTGAACCCAGCGAAGAGATGAAGCGGCATTTCACGGCCGTTCTGAAAGGCCATATCGCAGTCGCGACGGCGCGCTTCCCGAAAGGCACGCGCGGCATCGATCTCGATCCTTTCGCGCGGCGCGCGCTCTGGCAAATCGGTGCCGATTTCGATCACGGAACAGGCCATGGCATAGGCAGCTATCTGTCCGTTCACGAGGGACCGCAATCGATCTCGCGTGCGGGAATGGCACCGCTCCACGCCGGGATGCTCATCTCGAACGAACCCGGCTATTACAAAGTCGGCGAGTACGGCATTCGCATCGAGAACGTCGTGCTCGTCACGCTGCCCGAACCCATCGAGGGTGGCGACCGCGAGATGATGTCCTTCGAAACGCTGACACTCGCGCCCATCGACCGCCGCCTGATCATCCCCAAAATGCTGGATGCCAGCGACCGCGACTGGATCAATGCCTATCATAAGCATGTCTATGACGCGCTCGCGCCGGGCCTCGATGCCTCGACGCGCAACTGGTTGAAGCAGGCGACGCAGCCGGTCTAG
- a CDS encoding J domain-containing protein encodes MVLGCAAVEADELVLPYSCTMEKGAPRLSPSEETTYRIIGPREDLPFSSCSGSAAWTCETMMVYKFSVDCGGQRVAWARVAASARASGVRLPDQLPPGYAPVSKLRGRFVFPGFAHATTLPQVASQPLSADAVIEPASLRSEPEPAATQWITVVDPAAASAAAPGSGNALKVAGVVSTLLISLMAACLVLVRRRQLMSFEFLHFAGREGPLPARLWDLVAASFARGASAFRKSYENFKAASAHDDDDGENANSLAHVHARLHETELLVAGLPGDLLLRDVLASELDGLYDRVAELGRRAGQIGPEKLRSAVRAITRDLDRIARIAQGAVPVSHEESAAAAEPDAPSTTFEAYRILGLNPDAPDAAVKKIVDALRMSWHPDHARDEADRRYREQRIKQVNAAWDILKVRTAAAA; translated from the coding sequence ATGGTCCTTGGGTGCGCTGCCGTCGAGGCAGACGAGCTCGTTCTACCCTACAGTTGCACGATGGAGAAAGGCGCTCCTCGCCTGTCGCCATCGGAAGAGACGACCTATCGCATCATCGGTCCTCGGGAGGATCTTCCATTTTCGTCATGCTCCGGCTCGGCTGCATGGACGTGCGAGACGATGATGGTCTACAAATTTTCGGTCGACTGCGGCGGCCAACGAGTCGCCTGGGCCAGGGTCGCCGCATCGGCGCGCGCTTCGGGCGTTCGCTTACCTGATCAACTTCCTCCCGGTTACGCGCCTGTCAGCAAACTCAGGGGCCGTTTTGTTTTTCCTGGGTTCGCGCATGCGACGACGCTGCCGCAGGTCGCGTCGCAACCGCTTTCCGCTGATGCTGTCATCGAGCCGGCTTCTCTGCGGTCCGAGCCCGAGCCTGCGGCAACGCAATGGATCACGGTCGTCGATCCGGCCGCGGCATCGGCTGCTGCGCCGGGCTCGGGAAATGCGTTGAAGGTCGCAGGCGTTGTCTCGACCCTTCTCATCTCTTTGATGGCGGCCTGCTTAGTCTTGGTGCGACGGCGGCAGCTTATGTCGTTCGAGTTCTTGCATTTTGCCGGAAGAGAAGGACCGCTGCCCGCGCGACTGTGGGACCTCGTGGCGGCATCTTTTGCCCGTGGCGCGTCGGCTTTCCGCAAGAGCTATGAAAACTTCAAAGCCGCATCGGCTCACGATGACGATGACGGTGAAAATGCAAATTCGCTGGCTCACGTGCATGCCCGATTGCATGAAACTGAGCTTCTCGTTGCCGGTCTTCCGGGCGATCTCTTGTTGCGGGATGTGCTCGCATCCGAACTCGACGGTTTATACGATCGCGTGGCGGAGCTTGGACGTCGCGCCGGGCAGATCGGGCCTGAGAAGTTGCGGTCGGCGGTTCGCGCGATTACGCGTGATCTCGACCGCATCGCGCGTATCGCGCAAGGGGCTGTGCCGGTGTCACACGAAGAGAGCGCTGCTGCGGCCGAGCCCGACGCTCCCTCGACGACTTTTGAGGCGTACAGAATTCTCGGGCTCAATCCCGATGCCCCAGATGCCGCCGTCAAGAAGATCGTCGATGCGTTGCGGATGTCATGGCATCCCGATCACGCTCGCGATGAAGCCGACCGCCGCTATCGGGAGCAGAGGATCAAACAGGTCAATGCTGCATGGGATATATTGAAGGTCAGGACAGCCGCGGCGGCTTGA
- a CDS encoding SulP family inorganic anion transporter, translating into MTLLQTVRREWLTNIPTEVLSGILVALALIPEAIGFSIVAGVDPKVGLYASFSIACVTAIVGGRPAMISAATASTAVLMITLVKDHGLQYLFAATVLMGLIQIAAGALRLGLLMKFVSRSVMTGFVNALAILIFMAQLPQLTHAGWETYAMVGAGLGIIYLFPFVTTKIPSALVSIIVLTGFTIYSGITLRTVGDMGELPSSLPFFAIPDVPFTLETLKIILPYALAMAAVGLLESLLTASIVDDMTDTGSNKNRECVGQGVANFVTGFLGAMGGCAMIGQSVINVTAGARTRLSTFVAGAFLLFLIVVMGDWVRQIPMAALVAVMIMVSISTFNWSSIANLRSHPLSSTVVMLATVIVVVATRDLSLGVLTGVVLSGVFFAAKVARLLGVSTKRSEDGNDIKYVVTGQVFFASSSSLVDAFDYSDVPARVWIDVSAAHFWDISAIGALDEIVRKLRRHGAVVEVIGLNEASATMVERFGTHHRPTASQPAAH; encoded by the coding sequence TTGACACTGCTCCAGACTGTTCGCCGCGAATGGCTGACAAACATCCCCACTGAGGTCCTCTCAGGCATACTTGTCGCCCTGGCGCTTATCCCTGAAGCAATCGGCTTCTCCATTGTTGCAGGCGTCGATCCGAAGGTCGGCCTATACGCTTCCTTCTCTATTGCTTGCGTCACCGCCATCGTCGGTGGACGGCCGGCCATGATCTCGGCCGCGACCGCCTCGACGGCGGTGCTCATGATCACGTTGGTGAAAGACCACGGCCTCCAGTACCTGTTCGCAGCAACGGTTCTGATGGGGTTGATTCAAATCGCGGCCGGAGCGCTGCGGCTCGGCCTGCTGATGAAGTTCGTGTCGCGCTCCGTGATGACCGGCTTCGTCAACGCACTCGCCATCCTGATCTTCATGGCCCAGCTACCGCAACTGACGCACGCCGGCTGGGAGACCTACGCGATGGTCGGCGCGGGCCTCGGGATCATCTACCTCTTTCCCTTCGTCACGACGAAAATTCCGTCCGCGCTCGTCAGCATTATCGTTCTAACTGGTTTCACGATCTACTCCGGCATCACGCTTCGCACCGTCGGAGATATGGGCGAACTCCCGTCGAGCCTTCCCTTTTTCGCGATACCAGACGTCCCATTCACTCTCGAGACGCTGAAGATCATCCTGCCCTACGCTCTAGCGATGGCGGCCGTTGGCCTGCTGGAAAGCCTGCTGACCGCATCGATCGTCGACGACATGACCGACACCGGCAGCAACAAGAACCGTGAATGCGTCGGCCAAGGCGTCGCTAACTTCGTCACGGGCTTCTTAGGTGCGATGGGAGGCTGCGCGATGATCGGACAATCGGTGATCAACGTCACCGCCGGTGCGCGGACAAGACTTTCCACATTCGTCGCCGGTGCATTCCTGCTGTTCTTGATCGTCGTCATGGGCGATTGGGTTAGGCAAATCCCGATGGCGGCATTGGTCGCTGTGATGATCATGGTATCGATCAGCACGTTCAACTGGTCATCCATCGCCAACTTGCGCTCGCATCCCCTCTCCTCCACCGTCGTCATGCTCGCAACGGTGATCGTGGTCGTGGCGACCCGTGACCTGTCCCTCGGAGTCTTGACCGGCGTGGTGCTGAGCGGCGTGTTTTTCGCCGCCAAGGTCGCTCGGCTCCTGGGCGTCTCGACGAAGAGATCGGAGGACGGCAACGATATCAAGTACGTCGTCACCGGTCAGGTGTTCTTCGCATCCTCGAGCAGTCTCGTGGATGCCTTCGACTACTCGGATGTCCCGGCCCGCGTGTGGATCGATGTCAGTGCGGCGCACTTCTGGGACATATCGGCGATCGGTGCTCTGGACGAAATCGTGCGCAAGCTCCGCCGTCATGGCGCAGTAGTCGAGGTCATCGGCCTCAACGAGGCGAGCGCGACGATGGTGGAGCGCTTCGGAACCCATCATCGCCCAACGGCCAGCCAGCCGGCGGCGCATTGA